TTGCCAAGACGCTTAAAAAGGTGGGCGATGACCCGGCCAAAATCCGGGATGAGCTGGAACAAACCCGGTTTGTGGGCATTGGCGGCATTTTTGAGTTTAGCCCCACGGATCACTGCGGACTGGACAAAACCGCATTTGAGATGCTCACGGTAAAAGACGGCAAGTTTGTGGTGATAAAGGACTAACCCGGGTCTTTACTTTCTTGTCTGCATTTGATTTTTCCCTAAACTGAGTTCAGTTTAGGTTCCATCCGCTGTCAGTGGTCGAATAGCCATTGACAGCGGATAAGTTTTATTTAAACATAGCCGTTTCTATTTCGCATTCCATAATCCGGGGTGGCAGTCAATGAATCAGGTCAGCGGCTTGACCGATATTATTCAGTTTATGGTTATGGGCGTCCAGCGCGGCGCCATCTACGCCATGGTGGCCATGGGGTTTAACATTATCTATAATGCCACCGGTATTATCAATTTCGCCCAGGGCGAATTTGTGGTGCTCGGCGGTTTGATGATGGTCACGCTGACCATGGCATTGAACCTGGCCCTGCCGCTTGCCTTTATCCTGACTGTGATTGTGGTTACCGCCGTGGGTATCCTGATGGAGCGCCTGACCATTAATCCGGTCAAGACCCCGTCTGTGCTGCGGCTGATTATCATTACCATTGCGGTTTCCATTCTTTTAAAAGGCGCGGCCATGATCATCTGGGGAAAGGGCTCCCACTATATGAACCACTTTACCGATGCCCCGCCCATTGAATTTATGGGGGCCTATATCCTGCCGCAGACCCTATGGATCGTTGGCATTCTTCTTTGTGTGGTCGTTGGCCTGGTGGTGTTTTTTAACTATACCATGATCGGCAAATGCATCCGGGCGTGCGCCATAAACCGGGATGCGGCGCGGCTGGCGGGGATTAACGACCGGAAGATGGTTATGCTCTCCTTTGCCTTGTCCGCCGGCATCGGCGCCATTGCGGGCATCATTGTCACACCGATTATACAGATGGATTACGGCCGCGGCGCGCTTTTGGGCTTAAAGGGATTCGGCGCGGCGGTTCTGGGCGGTCTGGGCAACAGTATGGGGGCCGTGGTAGCCGGTGTGCTGCTGGGCATCCTCGAAGCCATGGGGGCCGGCTACATTTCTTCGCACTACATGGACGCCATGGCCCTTTTAATTCTGCTGATTGTCCTTTTTATCAAGCCAAGCGGCATATTCGGCAGTTCCGAGGCCATGCGGTTGAAAGAGTTCTGATATGCAGGGAAGGGATATCGCCGGACTGATGGCACTGATTGCGGCGGTTATTGCCGCACCGCTGACCATCGGCAATGATTACTATTTGGGCGTGCTGAT
The DNA window shown above is from Desulfobacterales bacterium and carries:
- a CDS encoding branched-chain amino acid ABC transporter permease; this translates as MNQVSGLTDIIQFMVMGVQRGAIYAMVAMGFNIIYNATGIINFAQGEFVVLGGLMMVTLTMALNLALPLAFILTVIVVTAVGILMERLTINPVKTPSVLRLIIITIAVSILLKGAAMIIWGKGSHYMNHFTDAPPIEFMGAYILPQTLWIVGILLCVVVGLVVFFNYTMIGKCIRACAINRDAARLAGINDRKMVMLSFALSAGIGAIAGIIVTPIIQMDYGRGALLGLKGFGAAVLGGLGNSMGAVVAGVLLGILEAMGAGYISSHYMDAMALLILLIVLFIKPSGIFGSSEAMRLKEF